A genomic stretch from Mycosarcoma maydis chromosome 3, whole genome shotgun sequence includes:
- a CDS encoding putative L-aminoadipate-semialdehyde dehydrogenase subunit protein — MSTSTLQLQASLDRWSARLTSLPSIALPTDYPRPATSQLVQALASSTLSSATRKDLVRLAFHHELDLHPAEHAEDEDDDNASPTPFHLLLAAFCVLLHRYTGDTDLVIGSSNPYTGEPLILRIPIEPNDPFWQIVRRIQQVEKEAAADAVPYDEIVKRVEAERAEREGPLPEGVQSAPIFRVRFFDETGGKARNFMQSTSLTTDLTVFLTKPGATPGDDSVQQPIPAESVTPSGGASAPHTFRDSLVPNIAVHLSYNSLIFSSQRMQLVLAQLSQLISVAAANPASPVGSLPIRTPQENSFLPDPTKDLEWCGWRGAITQIFERNARAHPDRRCIVESLSDEPNSLSEPCAPASRVREISYAQLDRASNIVAHHLLQAGVQREEVVTTYAHRGVDLVVAVLGTLKAGATFSVIDPAYPPSRQNIYLQVAKPRALIVLAKAGTLQPSVRKCIQDELELRTEIPALELLADGSVRGGAPSQGATDTLAQQQSLAGDSTNVILGPDSVGTLSFTSGSTGIPKGVKGRHFSLTHFFPWMGERFGLGAHERFTMLSGIAHDPIQRDIFTPLFFGAELHIPTSEDIGTPGRLAEWMAASKATVTHLTPAMGQLLSAQATALIPSLRNAFFVGDVLTKRDCTRLQALAANVCIINMYGTTETQRAVSYFAIPPVSTSSTFLQTQKDIMPAGQGMINVQLLVVNRNERTATCAVGEVGEIYVRSGGLAEGYLGPPEVTAEKFMPNFLAPKLSFPDTIKEKPEGQFWKGIRDRMYKTGDLGRYLPDGTVECTGRADDQIKIRGFRIELGEIDTHLSRHPHVRENVTLVRRDKDEEKVLVSYFVPGPGAAEFEELVTEDDEGAAAAGGKAARDAMLVKGMRRYRALIKDIRDHLKRKLPAYSVPTLFVPLNKMPLNPNGKIDKPALPFPDTAMVAAAGSGSSSTKGGADAVAALASATPTEKSVVELWSRLLPNAPTPIPLDESFFDLGGHSILATRLVFEMRKQFVINVPLGVVFDAPTVRGLAKAVDQLRQADLGLGATQNSGAPASTKRTEETNLDENYGADVATLTPSLPESFAGDKVRSAAEGPRTVLVTGVTGFLGAFILYDLLTKRSSSVAKVYAHVRAKDEANALERLREGCKGRGIWDDRWVSEGKLEVVLGDLAAPQRLGMSETVYAKLADEVDDILHNGALVHWVYPYSKLRAANVGSTICAMKLCNAGKKAKTLTFVSSTSALDTDHYIRLSDSILHGQDAVQAGSATQLHGVPETDDIEANVKGLTTGYGQSKWVAEKLIMIAASRGLKASIVRPGYVVGDSKTAVTNTDDFLWRLVKGSIQLGLIPDMHNSINMVPVDHVARIAALACLNNAKELETINKTAGTNAKVFHVTNHPGIRFNDMLGQLSRYGWKVEQTEYVHWRARLEEHVLSSSSGSVEDNALFPLLHFVLDDLPTSTKSPELDDRHTQAILDAASEGQAQGTVMGVDRSLVATYLAWLLAVGFLPTPSSSGAQDLPKLAKIDTEMKAIGRGSAN, encoded by the coding sequence ATGTCGACTTCGACATTGCAACTTCAGGCGAGCCTGGATCGGTGGTCAGCGAGGCTGACGTCGCTACCCAGCATTGCTCTTCCTACTGACTATCCAAGGCCAGCAACTTCACAACTCGTACAGGCGCTTGCCTCGTCGACTCTCTCATCGGCAACAAGAAAGGATCTCGTGCGTCTTGCGTTTCACCACGAGCTTGACCTGCATCCTGCGGAACATGCcgaagatgaggacgacgacaacgcGAGCCCCACGCCCTTCCATCTCCTCCTCGCTGCCTTCTGCGTGCTCCTCCACCGATACACCGGTGACACGgacctcgtcatcggctCGTCCAACCCTTATACGGGCGAACCCCTAATTCTTAGGATCCCAATCGAGCCAAACGATCCGTTCTGGCAGATTGTCCGACGTATTCAGCAGGTCGAGAAGGAAGCTGCCGCTGATGCTGTTCCCTACGACGAAATCGTCAAGCGGGTCGAGGCCGAACGCGCTGAGCGGGAAGGTCCTCTTCCTGAAGGTGTGCAGAGCGCACCCATCTTCCGTGTTCGCTTCTTTGACGAGACAGGCGGCAAAGCTCGCAACTTTATGCAGTCTACCTCGCTCACTACGGACCTCACCGTATTTTTGACCAAGCCAGGAGCTACACCTGGCGACGACTCTGTGCAGCAGCCTATACCTGCAGAGTCTGTAACACCGTCGGGTGGTGCAAGTGCACCTCACACCTTCCGTGATTCGCTCGTGCCCAACATTGCGGTGCATCTCTCGTACAACTCGCTGATCTTCTCGTCACAGCGTATGCAGCTCGTTCTGGCGCAACTGTCTCAGCTTATCTCTGTAGCTGCCGCCAACCCTGCTTCACCTGTTGGCAGCCTTCCGATCCGAACCCCACAGGAGAACTCCTTTCTTCCGGATCCCACCAAGGATCTCGAGTGGTGTGGATGGAGGGGCGCCATCACTCAGATCTTTGAACGTAACGCACGTGCTCATCCAGACCGTCGATGCATTGTCGAATCGCTCTCCGACGAACCTAACTCGCTTTCCGAGCCATGTGCACCTGCAAGCCGCGTTCGCGAGATCAGCTACGCTCAGTTGGATCGCGCTTCTAACATTGTTGCCCATCACCTCCTTCAAGCAGGTGTTCAACGCGAGGAAGTGGTTACCACCTATGCTCACCGTggtgtcgatctcgtcgtgGCGGTGCTTGGAACCCTCAAGGCAGGCGCGACATTCAGTGTGATCGACCCTGCTTACCCACCGTCGCGTCAGAACATCTATTTGCAGGTCGCCAAACCGCGCGCATTGATCGTGCTCGCCAAGGCCGGAACATTGCAGCCATCGGTTCGCAAGTGTATTCaggatgagctcgagctgcgcacCGAGATCCCTGCCCTCGAACTGCTCGCCGATGGATCAGTGCGAGGTGGTGCACCGTCACAGGGAGCTACCGACAcgcttgctcagcagcagtccTTGGCCGGTGATAGCACTAACGTCATCCTCGGCCCCGACAGCGTCGGCACGCTTTCCTTTACTTCCGGCTCCACCGGCATTCCCAAGGGTGTGAAGGGTCGTCACTTTTCTCTCACCCACTTTTTCCCCTGGATGGGCGAGCGCTTCGGTCTGGGAGCGCACGAGCGATTCACCATGCTCTCGGGTATCGCTCATGACCCTATCCAACGAGATATTTTCACGCCGCTCTTCTTTGGTGCCGAGCTGCACATCCCCACGTCGGAAGACATTGGCACTCCTGGTCGTCTTGCAGAATGGATGGCTGCCAGCAAAGCTACAGTGACGCACCTGACCCCTGCCATGGGACAACTGCTAAGCGCCCAAGCTACGGCGCTGATTCCTTCGCTTCGCAACGCATTCTTCGTCGGCGATGTGCTGACCAAACGGGATTGCACCCGTCTACAAGCGCTGGCTGCCAATGTCTGCATCATTAACATGTACGGCACTACCGAGACCCAGCGTGCCGTCAGCTACTTTGCCATCCCTCCGGTGAGCACGTCGTCCACGTTCCTACAGACACAGAAAGATATTATGCCCGCCGGTCAAGGTATGATCAACGTGCAGCTTCTCGTTGTCAACCGCAACGAACGTACTGCCACATGCGCCGTAGGTGAGGTAGGCGAGATCTATGTGCGAAGTGGAGGGCTGGCCGAGGGCTACCTCGGCCCTCCCGAGGTCACCGCGGAAAAGTTCATGCCCAACTTCCTGGCACCCAAGCTAAGCTTCCCAGACACAATCAAAGAGAAGCCCGAGGGGCAGTTCTGGAAGGGCATCCGTGACCGCATGTACAAGACTGGTGATTTGGGTCGATACCTTCCGGACGGCACCGTCGAGTGCACTGGCCGTGCGGATGACCAGATCAAAATCCGTGGATTCCGtatcgagcttggtgaaATTGACACGCATCTGTCGCGCCACCCGCATGTTCGCGAGAATGTCACGCTGGTTCGTCgcgacaaggacgaagaAAAGGTGCTGGTCTCGTACTTTGTGCCTGGACCTGGTGCTGCCGAGTTTGAGGAGCTGGTCaccgaggatgacgagggggctgctgctgcgggcGGCAAGGCTGCGCGTGATGCCATGTTGGTCAAGGGCATGCGACGATACCGCGCGCTCATCAAGGACATCCGCGACCACCTCAAGAGGAAGCTCCCCGCCTACTCGGTGCCCACGCTTTTCGTGCCATTGAACAAGATGCCACTCAACCCGAacggcaagatcgacaagccTGCACTACCCTTCCCCGACACTGCCAtggtagcagcagccgGGTCTGGCAGTTCTTCAACCAAGGGCGGTGCCGACGCAGTCGCTGCTTTGGCGTCTGCCACGCCTACAGAGAAATCAGTCGTCGAGCTCTGGTCGCGTTTGCTGCCCAACGCTCCTACTCCCATCCCGCTGGACGAGAGCTTCTTTGACCTGGGTGGCCACTCGATTCTGGCCACACGACTGGTGTTTGAAATGCGCAAGCAATTTGTGATTAACGTGCCGCTCGGTGTCGTTTTCGATGCACCTACTGTACGTGGTCTTGCCAAGGCTGTTGACCAGCTGCGCCAGGCCGACCTTGGCCTCGGTGCTACGCAGAACAGCGGAGCGCCTGCTTCGACCAAGCGCACTGAGGAAACCAACTTGGACGAAAACTATGGCGCGGATGTGGCCACGCTGACACCCAGTCTGCCCGAATCGTTTGCCGGTGACAAGGTTCGAAGCGCTGCCGAGGGACCTCGAACAGTGCTTGTGACGGGTGTAACTGGTTTCCTTGGTGCCTTTATTTTATACGATCTGTTGACCAAACGCTCGTCCAGTGTCGCCAAGGTGTATGCGCACGTGCGTGCCAAGGACGAGGCTAACGCGCTGGAGCGACTTCGTGAAGGGTGCAAGGGCCGAGGAATCTGGGACGATCGATGGGTGAGCGAGGGCAAGCTTGAGGTGGTTCTGGGAGACCTGGCGGCGCCTCAGCGGCTGGGCATGTCCGAGACGGTATacgccaagctcgctgacgaggtggacgacATTCTGCATAATGGTGCCCTTGTACACTGGGTGTACCCTTACAGCAAGCTGCGCGCTGCTAACGTCGGCTCTACAATCTGCGCCATGAAGCTTTGCAATGCGggcaagaaggccaagacTCTGACGTTTGTTTCGAGTACCTCTGCTCTTGACACGGACCACTACATTCGTCTTTCGGATTCTATCCTCCACGGCCAGGACGCTGTCCAGGCTGGCTCAGCAACACAGCTCCACGGTGTGCCTGAGACGGACGACATCGAAGCCAATGTCAAAGGTCTCACCACCGGCTACGGACAGTCCAAGTGGGTGGCTGAGAAGCTCATCATGATTGCGGCTTCGCGCGGGCTCAAGGCCTCGATCGTTCGACCTGGTTATGTGGTTGGTGATTCCAAGACAGCCGTAACCAACACGGATGACTTCCTGTGGCGTCTTGTCAAAggctcgatccagctggGACTGATCCCGGATATGCACAATTCGATCAACATGGTTCCTGTCGACCATGTTGCACGTATCGCCGCGCTGGCCTGTCTCAACAACGCcaaagagctcgagacgatcaACAAGACGGCCGGTACGAACGCCAAGGTGTTCCACGTGACAAATCATCCAGGCATTCGATTCAACGACATGCTCGGACAACTCAGTCGGTACGGCTGGAAGGTGGAGCAGACCGAGTACGTGCACTGGCGTGCGAGGTTGGAGGAGCACGTGCTGAGCAGTAGCTCGGGCTCAGTTGAAGACAATGCGCTATTCCCGCTGTTGCACTTTGTGCTGGACGATCTTCCGACGTCAACCAAGTCGCCAGAGCTGGATGACCGTCACACACAGGCGATTCTGGACGCCGCTTCTGAAGGGCAGGCGCAAGGTACGGTCATGGGCGTTGACCGATCGCTTGTGGCAACGTATCTCGCCTGGCTATTGGCGGTGGGCTTCTTGCCGACGCCCTCGTCGAGTGGGGCCCAAGATTTACCtaagctcgccaagatcgaTACTGAGATGAAGGCGATCGGACGTGGATCCGCCAACTGA